One genomic segment of Bradyrhizobium diazoefficiens includes these proteins:
- a CDS encoding DUF6455 family protein — protein sequence MLIEAAAKTCSTFFGNLRDRLKGVMDRSNELQRLDQREIEVIARELNLSRTELAALILKPSGSLQSLSRRLSHAGLAEDDVEASHGDVLRDLRRVCSQCASKARCARDLKHERQATPAKYCQNEQTLRALAEDVQRCAPQNLPVPATRN from the coding sequence ATGTTGATTGAAGCGGCCGCCAAGACATGCAGCACATTCTTCGGCAATCTCCGTGACCGCTTGAAAGGTGTCATGGATCGCAGCAACGAGTTGCAGCGGCTGGACCAGCGGGAGATCGAGGTTATCGCGCGCGAGCTGAATCTTTCCAGGACGGAGCTCGCTGCGCTGATCTTGAAACCTTCGGGTTCGCTTCAGTCCCTGAGCAGGCGCCTCTCCCATGCAGGCCTTGCCGAGGACGACGTGGAGGCATCTCACGGTGACGTGCTCCGCGATCTGCGACGCGTGTGCAGCCAATGCGCGTCCAAGGCACGCTGCGCCCGCGACTTGAAGCACGAGCGGCAAGCGACGCCGGCAAAATACTGCCAAAATGAGCAGACGCTGCGGGCGTTGGCGGAGGATGTGCAGCGGTGCGCCCCACAGAATCTGCCGGTCCCCGCCACCCGCAATTGA
- the hemN gene encoding oxygen-independent coproporphyrinogen III oxidase, whose translation MSPIVRRYAGYNVPRYTSYPTAADFSAEVGAKDHETWLAGLGADQAVSVYLHVPYCRKICLYCGCNTKMAVRDDVVGAYRRALETEVDLVASLVGARPKIARLHWGGGTPSILGPDGLRSVIAALRRHFPFANGSEHAIELDPRHVTVALVEALAELGVSRASLGVQDVNPLVQAAIGRLQPLAVIETAVERLRSAGIRNLNFDLMYGLPLQTATSIRKTCALVAAMGPDRIACFGYAHLPRLKANQRRIDEAKLPSQDQRIEQAEALSEELIRAAYVRIGIDHFAKPGDALARAAAGGTLHRNFQGYTEDASGVLLGLGASSISTFADGFAQNAADVPRYVGAIAAGSLASARGCLRDENDRQRAHIIERLMCDFSVDLNVVAPNAEFRNEMARLIPMQSEGLVEIDGARLTVTQAGRPVVRVIAATFDTYRCARAALFSSAI comes from the coding sequence TTGTCACCCATCGTTCGCCGCTATGCCGGCTACAATGTGCCGCGCTATACGTCCTATCCGACGGCCGCCGATTTCTCAGCCGAGGTTGGCGCGAAAGACCACGAGACCTGGCTCGCCGGCCTCGGGGCGGATCAGGCCGTCTCGGTCTATCTTCACGTGCCTTATTGCCGAAAGATATGCCTGTACTGCGGCTGCAACACCAAAATGGCCGTCCGTGATGACGTGGTCGGCGCCTATCGCCGCGCGCTTGAGACGGAGGTCGATCTTGTTGCGAGCCTGGTCGGGGCAAGGCCCAAAATTGCCCGCCTGCACTGGGGCGGCGGAACGCCCAGCATTCTGGGACCTGACGGCCTGCGCTCCGTCATCGCCGCGCTCCGCCGTCACTTTCCGTTTGCGAACGGCTCCGAGCATGCGATCGAGCTTGATCCACGTCACGTGACTGTCGCGCTCGTGGAGGCCTTGGCGGAACTCGGCGTCAGCCGTGCGAGTCTGGGCGTGCAGGACGTCAATCCTCTGGTGCAGGCCGCGATCGGCCGCCTCCAGCCGCTGGCTGTCATCGAGACGGCCGTCGAACGATTGCGGTCGGCCGGAATCAGAAATCTGAACTTCGATCTGATGTACGGGCTGCCGCTGCAGACAGCCACCTCGATTCGCAAGACGTGTGCGTTGGTCGCCGCGATGGGGCCGGACCGCATCGCTTGTTTCGGCTATGCGCACCTGCCGCGGCTCAAGGCCAACCAGCGGCGTATCGATGAAGCCAAACTGCCGTCGCAGGATCAGCGCATCGAGCAGGCCGAGGCCTTGTCCGAGGAGCTGATACGTGCGGCCTATGTGCGAATTGGCATCGATCATTTTGCCAAGCCCGGCGATGCGCTCGCAAGGGCCGCGGCAGGCGGGACGCTACATCGCAATTTCCAGGGCTATACCGAGGATGCCAGCGGCGTTCTTCTCGGCCTCGGCGCCTCCTCGATATCGACCTTCGCGGACGGCTTCGCGCAGAACGCAGCCGATGTTCCGAGATATGTCGGTGCCATCGCTGCCGGCTCACTCGCCTCGGCCAGGGGGTGCCTGCGCGATGAAAACGACCGGCAGCGCGCGCACATCATCGAGCGGCTGATGTGCGATTTTAGCGTCGATCTCAATGTCGTCGCGCCAAATGCCGAGTTTCGCAATGAAATGGCGAGGCTGATACCGATGCAATCGGAGGGGCTGGTCGAGATCGATGGCGCGAGATTGACGGTGACGCAAGCCGGCCGGCCCGTCGTTCGCGTCATCGCCGCAACTTTCGACACCTATCGATGCGCGCGGGCCGCCCTGTTTAGCAGCGCAATTTGA
- the fixJ gene encoding response regulator FixJ, translating to MNDKPVIHVIDDDAAMRDSLAFLLDVNGYRSQVYETADAFLAGGGAETLSCVVSDIRMPGISGIELVRKLKREGAAGAVILITGHGDVALAVEAMKAGAADFIEKPFDDAALLDAIRAALDTRPSAPGENSARKQAAARLADLSPRERDVLQGVVAGKINKVIAHELSISPRTVEVYRANLMAKTGARSMSELMRLALAVGL from the coding sequence ATGAACGATAAGCCTGTCATTCACGTCATCGACGACGATGCTGCGATGCGGGATTCGCTGGCGTTCCTGCTCGACGTCAATGGATACAGGTCGCAGGTCTACGAGACGGCCGATGCGTTTCTGGCCGGCGGCGGGGCCGAGACTTTAAGCTGCGTCGTCTCTGATATTCGCATGCCGGGCATCAGCGGCATCGAGCTGGTTAGGAAGCTGAAGCGCGAAGGAGCAGCCGGTGCGGTCATCCTGATCACCGGCCACGGCGACGTCGCGCTCGCCGTGGAGGCGATGAAGGCGGGTGCTGCGGATTTCATTGAAAAGCCGTTCGATGATGCGGCGCTCTTGGACGCGATCCGCGCCGCGCTCGATACCCGTCCCTCCGCTCCGGGCGAAAATTCCGCGCGAAAGCAGGCCGCGGCACGGCTCGCAGACCTGTCGCCCCGCGAGCGCGACGTGCTGCAGGGGGTTGTGGCCGGCAAGATCAACAAGGTCATCGCGCATGAGCTCAGCATCAGTCCGCGCACGGTCGAGGTCTACCGTGCCAATCTCATGGCGAAGACGGGGGCGCGCAGCATGTCCGAACTGATGCGTCTCGCGCTCGCTGTGGGTCTGTGA
- a CDS encoding PAS domain S-box protein, producing MTAQGRFLLRYGAAATASAFILCLRLALHHSFEDRTFTVIYVPVVVFAAFAGGRGPAIFATLLCLGSSAYFLGTSLYSDPANLIDVSFFTVMGPILGVIGDRLRQQSEDARNRQAQLQSILDTVPEAMVVIDERGIMQSFSVAAERLFGWSAAEAIGNNVSILMPGPYRQEHDSYLDRYRATGERRIIGIGRIVVGERKDGSTFPMELAVGEAKAGAERYFTGFVRDLTERRTQERRMQELQSELLHVSRLTAMGEMASSLAHELNQPLSAITSYLRGAATLLKPKEVDKERVREAMDRSADQALRAGDIIKRLREFVAKGETEHTIENPATLLEEAAALALVGAREQGVRVSLRCDRDLPDVVVDKVQIQQVALNLIRNGIEAMETTSRRELTIGVTRQNRFAFFSVTDTGTGIAPEIAEKLFQPFVTTKANGMGVGLSICRTIIEAHGGRVAARPNDGGGTVFDFTLPIAETEAADER from the coding sequence ATGACAGCACAAGGCCGATTTTTGCTTCGCTACGGGGCGGCGGCAACCGCCTCCGCTTTCATCCTCTGTCTGCGCCTTGCCTTGCATCACTCTTTCGAGGATCGGACCTTCACCGTGATCTACGTTCCGGTCGTCGTCTTTGCGGCCTTTGCCGGCGGCCGCGGGCCGGCCATCTTCGCCACGCTGCTCTGTCTTGGAAGCAGCGCCTATTTCCTCGGAACCAGCCTCTACAGCGACCCGGCGAACCTGATCGATGTCTCCTTCTTCACCGTCATGGGACCGATCCTCGGCGTGATCGGAGACCGGCTGCGGCAACAGTCCGAAGATGCCCGAAATCGGCAGGCCCAGCTTCAGTCAATCCTGGATACCGTCCCGGAAGCCATGGTCGTGATCGATGAGCGGGGCATCATGCAATCCTTCAGCGTCGCGGCCGAGCGCCTCTTTGGCTGGTCGGCCGCGGAGGCGATCGGAAACAATGTCTCCATCCTGATGCCGGGACCTTACCGACAGGAGCACGATAGCTATCTCGATCGCTACCGCGCCACAGGCGAGCGCCGCATCATCGGGATCGGGCGGATCGTGGTCGGCGAGCGCAAGGATGGCTCGACCTTTCCGATGGAGCTCGCAGTCGGCGAGGCCAAGGCCGGCGCCGAGCGGTACTTTACCGGCTTCGTCCGCGACCTGACGGAACGGCGAACCCAGGAGCGCCGCATGCAGGAGCTGCAGTCGGAGCTGCTGCACGTGTCGCGGCTGACCGCCATGGGCGAGATGGCGTCCTCGCTCGCGCACGAGCTCAATCAGCCATTGTCCGCGATCACCAGCTATCTGCGCGGCGCCGCGACCCTGCTGAAGCCGAAAGAAGTCGACAAGGAGCGCGTGCGCGAGGCCATGGACCGTAGCGCCGACCAGGCGTTGCGCGCCGGCGACATCATCAAGCGCCTGCGTGAGTTCGTCGCCAAGGGCGAGACCGAGCACACCATCGAGAATCCGGCGACGCTGCTCGAGGAGGCCGCGGCGCTGGCCCTGGTCGGGGCCCGGGAACAGGGTGTGCGCGTGTCACTGCGCTGTGACCGCGACCTTCCCGACGTTGTCGTCGACAAGGTCCAGATCCAGCAAGTCGCGCTCAACCTCATCAGGAACGGCATCGAGGCGATGGAAACGACCAGCCGGCGCGAGCTGACCATCGGCGTCACCCGCCAAAACAGGTTCGCCTTCTTCTCCGTCACCGATACGGGCACGGGCATCGCCCCAGAGATTGCCGAGAAGCTGTTTCAACCCTTCGTCACCACCAAGGCAAACGGCATGGGTGTAGGTCTTTCAATCTGCCGAACCATCATCGAAGCACATGGTGGACGCGTCGCGGCGCGTCCCAACGACGGCGGTGGCACCGTCTTTGATTTCACGCTGCCCATCGCCGAAACGGAGGCGGCTGATGAACGATAA
- a CDS encoding outer membrane beta-barrel protein: MAVCHHPSFDDDAHCEVMMRFGVLNWAAATAALVASGAVNSTDLKPAAKVPPKLWSWTGGYIGGHAAGGYGRTSFSDPYGPSIYGDVVDTPAFLAGGQLGYNWQRDRWVFGLELEASRAVSDGTNTCLAFSSVVVIATCNAGPSVLATGTARVGYAFGPQGHTLAYVKGGAAWQNNHGAITNHNEFRDGTFAGYPRHTTQFDDGCFGATVGVGIEQQLTPAWSVKFEYDYMGFGGPRVATPPTVQRPPLAIIPASTSSLSSDYHVGKVGLNYHFGVDPTAEWADAPLHPATATAKAKPVLSTGGWSLEGGSRVWLSRGAFQWDYTHAPRFPGDESVPTSRLTYQGLDGVSGEMFGRLDSPWGIFLKGNIGLGRFNKGKRNDEDSSLGQWAYLNALSGQANGRFTYYTADAGYDFLRGSNYKVGAFVGWTSYGEKSDSIGCVQTASSSPAWPCTGPFQRQGQLIGTQDTDWNAPRIGVSAEALVLERWRVSADIAYLPWTEFSGRDNHLLRPATTFYDQRGDGGGGLQVEGALSYFLTKNVSIGVGGRYWSMWTKKDSDVIYNANWQGGRDQEAALAKYRMERWGTFIQASYKFD; encoded by the coding sequence ATGGCTGTGTGTCATCATCCTTCATTCGATGATGACGCGCATTGTGAGGTGATGATGCGATTTGGAGTTCTTAACTGGGCTGCCGCAACAGCTGCGCTCGTTGCAAGCGGAGCGGTCAATTCAACAGATCTTAAGCCGGCCGCAAAAGTCCCGCCGAAACTGTGGAGCTGGACCGGAGGATATATCGGCGGACACGCCGCGGGGGGCTACGGCCGGACGTCGTTCAGCGATCCCTATGGCCCATCGATTTACGGGGACGTCGTTGATACGCCTGCATTCCTGGCCGGCGGACAGCTCGGTTACAACTGGCAGAGGGACCGCTGGGTGTTCGGCCTCGAACTGGAAGCGAGCCGTGCTGTCTCGGACGGCACAAACACCTGTCTTGCCTTCTCCAGCGTTGTTGTGATTGCAACCTGCAACGCAGGTCCAAGCGTCCTTGCCACGGGAACCGCTCGTGTCGGGTACGCTTTCGGCCCGCAGGGCCACACGCTGGCCTACGTCAAAGGAGGCGCCGCTTGGCAAAACAATCACGGCGCGATCACCAATCACAACGAATTCCGGGACGGGACCTTTGCCGGATACCCGCGGCATACGACGCAGTTCGATGACGGTTGTTTCGGCGCGACCGTCGGCGTCGGCATCGAGCAGCAGCTCACGCCCGCTTGGTCCGTCAAATTTGAGTACGACTATATGGGTTTTGGCGGACCTCGTGTGGCGACCCCTCCAACCGTGCAGCGTCCGCCCCTTGCTATCATCCCCGCCAGCACGAGCAGCTTATCCAGCGATTATCACGTCGGTAAAGTCGGCTTGAATTACCATTTTGGTGTCGATCCGACCGCGGAATGGGCCGATGCGCCGCTGCACCCCGCAACAGCGACCGCCAAAGCCAAGCCCGTTCTATCTACGGGCGGCTGGTCGCTCGAGGGCGGCTCACGAGTCTGGCTCAGCCGGGGCGCTTTCCAGTGGGACTACACACATGCGCCCCGGTTTCCAGGAGATGAAAGCGTTCCCACTTCAAGGCTCACCTATCAGGGGCTCGACGGCGTGTCCGGCGAGATGTTCGGGCGCCTTGACAGCCCTTGGGGGATATTCCTGAAGGGCAATATTGGCCTCGGACGCTTCAACAAAGGAAAGCGGAACGACGAAGATTCGAGCCTCGGGCAGTGGGCCTATCTCAACGCGTTATCCGGTCAGGCGAACGGACGATTCACATACTACACGGCGGATGCCGGCTACGATTTTCTGCGCGGCAGCAATTACAAAGTGGGCGCGTTTGTCGGATGGACCTCCTACGGCGAGAAGTCGGATTCGATAGGTTGCGTGCAGACCGCTTCGTCCTCGCCGGCCTGGCCATGCACGGGGCCGTTCCAGCGGCAGGGGCAGCTCATCGGCACTCAAGACACCGATTGGAATGCGCCGCGCATCGGCGTTAGCGCCGAGGCTTTGGTGCTTGAGCGCTGGCGCGTGAGCGCCGACATTGCTTACCTGCCGTGGACCGAGTTCAGTGGTCGCGACAACCATCTCCTCCGCCCAGCGACAACGTTCTACGATCAGCGCGGAGACGGTGGCGGAGGCCTTCAGGTGGAAGGGGCGCTCTCCTACTTTCTCACCAAGAATGTCAGCATCGGAGTTGGTGGTCGATATTGGTCAATGTGGACCAAAAAGGACAGCGATGTGATCTACAACGCCAACTGGCAGGGCGGCCGAGATCAGGAGGCTGCTCTTGCGAAATACCGCATGGAACGGTGGGGCACGTTCATCCAGGCCTCCTACAAATTTGATTGA